The DNA segment attataaattttattatttttattattatggagacgattcttaataatagtaaaaataataataatcatctcaataataataataataataataatagtctcaataattacaataatctctgagaagagccctctctatataccaaggcattaaatctgtgtcacagtagCAGtgacagttcttagttaccaaaattcttgaACTAGATAATCACTGAGATCATAGGTCAGTGGGTTGGggcgctgtgtcattattgttcatggacactgcaggttttaCGTTCAAATCCCAGTCaggataaatttttttttattttattgagatgatttttattataatatggctaaaatttggggcgtggctagggagtgattgggggtgtggcttagatgGATCGCCGCAGCACACTACGGGTCcctctttcacaaatgttgggaggtatgtaaatTTGTTATCTCTACACTTGTACTCACCCAAAATTAAAGGGGAGGTATCATTTGGACCGCAAAGTGAAAGCCGTTAGATCACAGCCAGAAATGATACATTGCTACAGCTGCAATTGCTGCAGAGATTCCGCTCAGTGTGTGTGGGGTTTAAGGCGTTAAATGTGCAGCATGTCAATCCCCTGCATTTTCATCACCGATTCTTCAATATCACTATCTGTGTAATCCCCCCCAGATAATTGCTCTTATATTGGActaatcccctagtggtggtctgCAGGGGGGCTTACAAGTCAGGACCCAGCAGCAGTAGTGACATCTCCTCCTCTTacagcacccatatacatacaagggaCGTTTCACGTGGAGCTTCAAAGACctcgcatcacatgaccagaaggggatcagtcacatgattaacAATTTTGGATGACATCACAACCACGCGACTCTTGAGGCTAgaaagcgacacctagtggatgatttttaaaaaccttgtgtaatagaatttttttttatttatttttttttcctagagACAGCATTTATTATGCTAAAATtataacacagtaaaaaaaaatatttggtgtTCCCctttaataagatttttttttaaatttatctaTGGGGCCACCAGCCGTACAAATACTGAATATGCCATTAATCGAGAAATctcaataggggggggggggggggggggttaaaaacctaaaaaaaattgaattaaaaaaaaaaaggaataaaaaacccctaaaagttcaaataaccTCCTTTCcgaattttttttataggtgttaacgaaaaaccatataaattaggtatcgtGACACGTGGAACCAgggaaatacattttttcacaaatCCCATCCAAAAATGTTGGCACCGTTTTCTTTTGCTAAGAAGAGAGTATGTTGGGGGATGGGACCCTATGATACAAGAGATGAAAAATAAGGGCACTGACCCTCGAAAcaacacctgggggggggggttggttaaaACAAAAGCCTGGTGGCACGTTACCATGTCTGATCTGTGAGAAATCATAgtgatgcatcatagtgatagatTATGTTATCTTGATTGTATTTCGGTGTTCTGCAGGaataagggactccttgcatcatatatgatGATGCAGAGAAGCCTTTCCTGCGCACTATGGTCAGTCTTGAGATCTGTCTACCAGCGATCTGTTTTTTTGCAGACCGACCCCGGTCATTGGTACCAGACTTAAACTCTTCTCCTGGACGTCTCCTTGCAGGCTGTGTATGACCTCCACCATCATGCACTGCATCTACCCCCATCCTCCGTCCACTCCCCCAGAGCAGGACCTGGGACCAGAGGCCCTTTGGGAGCTGCATGTACTGGTTCCCAAGTAACTTGTTAGCTTTCTACATACATCATGGCAAACCCTCAGAAGGCAGACTGGATCACATTTACCTTGGATTATTttttgtaccgtatttttcggactgtaaggcgcacaaaaaatcctttgattttctctgaaatcaaaggtgcgccttatagtccagtgcgccttatatatgaacggtacttacagacaacagctgccttgtactgtgcacaggtctgccacctgctggtcattcatccttataatcaggtgcgccttatagtccagtgcgccttatatatgaacggtacttacagacaacacgccttgtactgtgcacaggtctgccacctgctggtcattcatcattataatcaggtgcgccttatatatgaacctagacgttttagcaggtatttattgatggtgtgccttatactccggtgcgccttataaaccggaaaatactgtatatgtttttttttaaatttactgtaTGTGGCACCAACATGTTCCAGATCAGAGGGTGCTATTACGGTGGTACTGTACATACAGGGTTAGGTCTCCTGCACACGGCCGGGTGCAGGGGggcagtgctcctcaccccttctCTCTCCATAGGAAGGACACATGACTATGACATGGTATCGGGGGCAATAAGGCCATTCAAACGGATGAACGTATTGCCCCTTGAAGTGAATGTGGCCACGTGCTACCTGTATTAAAACGGTACAATACAATACAGACAGCACATGGGGATTTACCAAATGGCCCTTTTACTACCCTAAAATCAAGGAGCACTAGTATGGCTAGTATGGCATGATCCACTCTTCCTTTAGCTCCTTACACtcttgttttttttccaaaacagggttttaaaattatgcaaatcccaAGCGCGCCATGTTATATCAAGCTTGCCTTATTTGGAGAACCTTGACCACTGGCAGGAACATATACCATGGTATAAGTTTGGAAAAATTTTGGAAAGCAGAATTAACCAACTTTATTTTTACTTTGCCACTATTTGGTTTGAGCAGTTAAagtggaagaagaaaaaaattgttaaaattaaattaaaacccATGAAAAGTATGTGAGACAATGTTTTTAATAACCTATTGTCAGCCTACAAAAGTTTCTACCTTTTCACCGGAGGATTTGTTTTGCGTGGCACACACGCTGATGCCGGTTCCGTATGTTTTTTTTGGTGAAACTCTTCCCACATATAGAACATGAAAACGGCCTTTCGCCCATGTGAAGTTTCTGATGTTCCTTGAGATATTGTTTGAGTCTGAAAGTCGCGTTGCAGTCGGGACACGGGAAAAGCTTCTCTTTACAATGCACTCGCAGGTGACGATTAAGAGTGTTTTTCATGgaaaaatatttcccacactcCGGACACCCAtagggcttctcccccgtgtggttTCTCTGGTGTCTCAGGAGATCTACTCTTTGTTTGTAGGATTTTCCACACTCCGAGCAAGGAAATGGCTTATCAccggtgtgaattctctggtgctcGCGGAGACTCTGCTTACTGGAAAAGTTTTTCCCACATTCGGGGCACATGGCCAGGCTCTCGCCCGTGTGGTGGATCTGGTGTCTTCGGAGAGATACTCTAtgtctaaaacattttccacaatcgGTACACAGaaacggcttctccccagtgtggatTCTCTGATGGTCAACCAGACTCCGCTTATCTAGAAAACCTTTCCCGCATTCGGAGCACTTTGCCGGCCTCTCCCCCGTGTGGGTTCTGTGATGTCTGAGAAGAGCTACTTTGTGTCTGTAACATTTCCCACACTCAGAACAAGAGTagggcttctccccggtgtgaattctctggtgatCTATAAAGGTCTGCTTATGCATGAAGTTCCTCCCGCACTCGGAGCAGACTAGCGGCCTCTCGCCCGTGTGGAGTTTATAATGTAAAACGAGGCTATCCTTCCTTTTAAAACTTTGGTCGCATTCAGGACACGGAAAGGAAGTATTTAAAGGAGAAGCATCCTCTGAAATAACATGTGGATTCCGGAATGGATCACTGGGCTCGGGATGTGTGAGCGCTTCATCACTGCCTAGGGTGTCCAAGGCGTGTCCACAGAGTTCTGGAGAGTCCAATGGCAAATCTGGGTCAATAAGATCAGTGGTGGGAGACGGGATGCTGAGATTTTCTTCTTTGACTTCAATAATATCTATAAAGTCTGCACATCTACAGTCCTCCGGCTCCTCCGTTGAGTTCCTGCTAAGGGGTCGAcctgaaatataaataaatgaaaaaaaaccccaaaaagatAGTGATCGTTGTTAGCTTGCTCCATCCAAAAATTTGACTTTTAGGTGCAGCGTTATGAAGACCTTCATAAATGTTAGTTAAGGTCCAGGAACCAGCTTCATGAAGGACTTTTTGCAAGGAACTGGGAGGTTGTGGATGACGATGGGCGGAATCTGTGGATGGGAAGATCCCACCGGGGACAGGGATCAAGGAACATCTCTGGATGACGTTCTACATTACCCAATGATAAGCGTTACCCACTGTTACTCACAACTGGGCAGGACATGGGACCTCTTTACAGAGCACCTTAAAAATTAAGGATCCACAACAATACTTTGTATATCTTCTACCTTGATGCATCTCCAAAGACCAAATACAACAGCAACTTGATGAAGAACAGGTTTAGGAACCTCAACTCCCATGACTGTGTTATCGGCCCACATGTCCTAATGATAAGAGTTGCCCACCGTGTCTGATGAGGTCCTTGTAGAGACTCTCGTGTTCTTCTACAtagtcccactcctccatggagaaatgaaCGGTGACATCCTCACATCGTAGAGGAACCTACAAGATAACAATAGATTAGTATCATAGAGGTCACATGGAGAGGACTCGGTCTATATCTACCACCATATTGTCTCCAAAGAGAATGAGTCTTGGAAATTTGGAAACTTTCTTCCCATCTTTCAGAACGTGGCTCCTCTTACCTCTCCAGAGAGCAGCTGAAGGATTTGGCTGGTGAGTTGTAGGATCTCCTTACTATAATCTCCCTGTTGTAGGAGTGCGGTAGGTTGAGGGAACATGGCGGCTTCTCCTGAGGTTTTCCTCACTACGGTGCAGTCCTGTACATCAGGAGGAgacaatacagtatatatgagCTAGAAGACATTGGTGTATGACATGTATGCGGcttcctcacctctccagtcagcaggtaGATGATCTCCAGGGTAAGTCGTAGGATCTTCTGGGAGAGGTGACTGCAGTCATCATCCATCCTGAGTTCTCATGGAAAGGTCACCAGTATTTATAGAAATCTGTTGAAAGAAATTGACCGATTGTTATAATGGAAATAATATATGAAATAGGACGtgttcctttaaggggttgtccactatgGAACAtcctgctcatatatacaggataggagtagtagtactgtgctgtgcccatatatacaggataggagtagtagtactgtgctgtgctcatatatacaggataggagtagtagtgtgctgtgtccatatatacaggataggagtagtagtactgtgctgtgtccatatatacaggataggagtagtagtactgtgctgtgattatatatacaggataggagtagtagtactgtgctgtgctcatatatacaggataggagtagtagtgtgctgtgtccatatatacaggataggagtagtagtactgtgctgtgctcatatatacaggataggagtagtagtactgtgctgtgctcatatatacaggataggagtagtagtactgtgctgtgctcatatatacaggataggagtagtagtactgtgttgtgctcatatatacaggataggagtagtagtgtgctgtgtccatatatacaggataggagtagtagtactgtgttgtgcccatatatacaggataggaggagtagtactgtgttgtgcccatatatacaggataggaggagtagtactgtgctgtgcccatatatacagaataggagtagtagtactgtgctgtgtctacatacaggataggagtagtagtactgtactgtacccatatatacaggataggagtagtagtactgtgctgtgcccatatatacaggataggaatagtagtactgtgcccatatatacaggataggagtagtagtactgtgttgtgcctacatatacaggataggagtagtagtactgtgctgtgctcatatatacaggataggagcagtagtactgtgctgtgcccatatatacaggataggagcagtagtactgtgttgtgcccatatatacaggataggaggagtagtactgtgctgtgcccatatatacaggataggagtagtagtactctgctgtgtccatatatacaggataggagtagtagtactgtgctgtgcccatatatacaggataggagtagtagtactctgctgtgtccatatatacaggataggagtagtagtactgtgctgtgcccatatatacaggataggagtagtagtactctgctgtgtccatatatacaggataggagtagtagtactgtacccatatatacaggataggagtagtagtactgtgctgtgctcatatatacaggataggagtagtagtactgtgcagtgcccatatatacaggataggagtagtagtactgtgctgtgcccatatatacaggataggagtagtagtactgtgcagtgcccatatatacaggataggagtagtagtactgtgctgtacccatatatacaggataggagtagtagtactctgccagtagatacaggataggagtagtagtactgtgcagtagatacaggataggagtagtagtacagtgccagtatgtacaggataggagtagtagtactgtgccagtagatacaggataggagtggtagtactgtgcagtagatacaggataggagtagtagtactgtgccagtagatacaggataggagtagtagtactgtgcagtagatacaggataggagtagtagtactgtgccagtagatacaggataggagtagtagtactgtgccagtagatacaggataggagtagtagtactgtgccagtagatacaggataggagtagtagtactgtgccagtagatacaggataggagtagtagtactgtgccagtagatacgggataggagtagtagtactgtgcagtagaTATGAGCACACACCTCTCGGTCTCCTCCTCTGGTGCTGGGGATGGCGCACAGGTCCTGGCAGGTGGATATTACATGTACATGTCAGGTGCCCGTGTATATAGCGGTGCAGGGCTGGAGAGTTACATATCGAGGAGCAGCAGTGGTGACGTCACCCTCCTCTGACGTCACGGGGTCCATACAATTCACCAGGGAGAGGATTTGTGAGAAAATTTTAAGGAGCTCTCCTCCAGGACCTGCCGTGACATCACGATCACGTGATCAATGCCTGGATCGGTATTAGATGATGTCATCTGTACCACGTGATCAGCCACAGCCGGAGGGCGGCCCCTAGTGGACGGTGTCATCATAGGACCTGGTTCACACCTGCGGCTCTGTCACTGCGAGAAGGAGCCCGATTTATGTCACCCCACAGGACGTGGACAACTTTCTACCTTTTCtacaagccataactttttatttttccatgaaagtAACTGTTTGAGGGTTTGTACTTTTTGGTGGTGTCCATGTGATGTATTGATGGaatctgattaactctttcagtaGAGCATGAGACGCCCGTACTAATATCAGCATTTcgtttttacttttacatttccCACATTGAATAAATAACTTGTTCCCTTTATTCCGTGTTGCTACAATTCTGGCGACGCTTCTTTATATATCTATGTGATTGTTATACAATGAAGACATTATTCTGACAAAATAATCATTCTTTTTGTCTCTTTGAGGGCTTTTTTCATGTGTGATGAGATATCACATTCATTGGTGAcggcaactttttgatcactttttgtgacACTTTTTTACTCAGGtaactgagtgggtagcacttctgccttgcagcgctggggtcctgggttctagtcccacccaggtcaacatctgcaaagagtttgtatgttctctccgtgtttgcgtgggtttcctccgggtactccggtttcctcccacactccaaaacatactggtaggtggattagattgtgagccccattggggacagggaccgatgtgacaagctctgtgcagcgctgtgtcatctgtgtgcactatatacataaaggaattattattattattattaaacacaGAATTTTTACACAAGTTGTTAGCGATTTTTGGGTTAAATAATAGATTGAAGAATTGCAAACGCAACAATACCAAATGTGGGGAGATTTTagcaaattttaaattttttaaattattatttaatgtatttatttattatttcattttttgaaTGATTTATTATtcatcttttattctttatttaatttttaatatactggtttggatagagaacaggggaatGTGTTGTTttactttgtatatattttttaaaactttaaaatgTTTTGCTTGTCCCAGAAGGGTTCTAGAATTTTTTTAGTGCAGCTTCAGTGCACTGTAGTACTATGGTATTGCAGTGTATTCTGGCTGTCAGTATCTGGAAGGACCTATTACGGGTTAAGAATGATAGGCCTGGGGGCCGATGCCAAGGGTACGGCATTATAGAAGGCCTTAGATGCTGCGGACAGAACTCACCGGAtagtttaaggggttaaacgggcACAATCGGAATCTACCCCAACCAATATCATTATATTTGAGACTCCTCCTtggcacgggtgctcccacgacccatgtcttgggttgtgggctcacccgtgttcctctgtgtgccccagcgCCCCGCAGCTCCAACTCACCTGTACTTGCATCCTGTTTCCGGTCCAGCGGCAGTGCGCAagcatccccgtctcctagggtgcgctCGTGCCGTCATTGAGTAGCGCTGGCCGTACCCAAAATCCGTtataaaccagcctctccctacaccgccccccccccccggatctttgggcctcacagccttagaaaaagcttgttggaTGCCTTGTGCTATTGTTCTGTATTCCAGTTGTGACCCGGTTCTGCTATTGACTTTAATCCTGTTccgctgccttgacctattgctacgtcccgactctgatcccgtgctgcccgtcctgaccttctgcctgtccccgactatgattctgctcaacATCTATGtatctcaccttggctgccaccatggacaaagttgcattcgtggaacgacctagtgctaccacgctttgcggcgggttctggtgagatccgggtgccacttacattccggtcctaggtgtcggcttacgtcatcgtctgcggtggtccagggggtccactacccctggagcctgacactcctcctcctctgttcGCATCTGTTACCACAACATATTATACTTTTGACAATGGATTAACCCAttcaatccaattttttttttatttagattttttttttggaaagatcCAATCTGTTAAACCCATTAAATCTCACAGCCATCAAATTCTTTCAGCGTATAGGGGCTCCCTCTGTTATCCCACCGGTCTTCACAATGCCAGCTTCGAAGTAATTCCCTCCGGATCTTCTGTGTAAGAAATCCTATAAGGCCCCACTTCAGATAAAGGTTTGAAATAGTCTGTATGTAGAAGTATTTGAGTGTATTATATAACAGATTAAATGATCGTAGAGAAGGTAAacaatgtagtaaaaaaaaaaattccaataaaaatagaaaataaaatcaatttacaaaatacatacatcattatatctaTAACAcctaaaaagcaatcaaaaaatCATATTGTCACACaggggggtgtgggagagtctcttggagagtctgtggactccctgggccaccacgggggatgatggtactagccgaaacctgggaccagaatccctggtcttcgccagagcccgccgcaaagtgggatggtcttgctgcgacggggagtcaccaggtctaTCCACGTGCCCGACTAGGCctgcgatggcagccaaggtagggacacagggaaggcaggaccttgggtaggcaggacctcaggaaagtaggacctcgggaaggcagtaCATATAGAAACCAGGATCTCAGGAtggccaccgggatacaggaccgccacaggaacacaagaccgccacaggaacacaggaccgccacaggaacacaggaccgccacaggaacaccacaaAGACTCAGGAACGCCACAGAGACATAGGAACACAGGAACCACGGacgcgtctggaaacgctcaggaggctttctcttcaatggaaggacttgaagatccagcaaggaatgctgggagctgccaGATTATATAGCAAAAccaggaatgccagcgccaattaggaggatgctAGCCCTTTAAATGCAGAAGAGTCGGCGCACGCGCGCACTAGCAGTGGGAGCGAGCGGCCTCGGCAAGCAGCAGGAGCGTGGCCTACTGAGGAAGCCGGTGTGGGACCTGGATGGGACCAAGGCGGCATcctgagccaggagaggtgagtacgggCCCGGGGGGATGGCACCACATCGGAGGACACGGATGTGcatgcgatccgagacatggttCGCGGGGGCATCCGTGACACATATGTAGCAaccaatgaaagcagtaactcaCCCCACCAAAAAAAAGCCCTCCAACCGCTCTATCGctgacaaaataaaaatgttatgggtcTTGGAAAGGGAAGACACTGCAACAAATGCAAAAAACTAATGAAAAAATCAAAGTATTTGATATTGTTGTAATCATATTAACCCCGAGAATAAAAATATCTTGTTATTTATGCTGAATAGTAAAACCCAGCAAAAGTTATCATGTAAAAATCCAATAAAATCCAGTAACagcccacataaggaatccatagggggtgagggtgaCTTTATGTTAAATACCCATGAggcggctgtttgggatgataaacaagggaatattttagggaacaggagactgttttagcttctgaatttttaatgccgccacgcaagttcactgcaaaggggcctactgaggttctgccgcccaggggcctactgaaacctggagccgacactGGCCTTAATCCTACCCAAAGCTCACCGGACCAGTCTATTACACCCTACAGTGTATTGTATCAGCAATATAACCTCCCAGGGTTCAATTTTccttcaaaaaagtaaaaaaaatataaatacataaaaattaaaatccatCCCTTCCATTGCATAgaaaccaaaaataaataaataaactaaataaaaaattcACATATTAGGATTCAACAGTGGAATGAATGGAAAGGTGCTGGGGGTCCACTGAACAATTCTGTCCCCGCTCCTCACAGTCTGCCCCCTCTATATTTCCCCCCCTTTCCTCACAGTCAGTCCCCCCTTCATAAttgccccctctcctcacagtcaGCCCCCCTTCATAAttgccccctctcctcacagtaaTCCCCCCTTATAGttgccccctctcctcacagtcaGCCCCCCTTCATATttgccccctctcctcacactccTCTTCATGGTTCCCCCATTGTGAATTGCAACGTAAACGCAATGAAATCAGTACCAGCCCCCGTTCTCCTGTAGGAGGCACCGCCTGAGGCAAGTATCTCCACCCCCTGTGCACTAAGAGTGTGTGCACTAAGCTAAGGTGCACTGACTGCAGGCTCTCCAGGTGTAATGGCTTCTAGTGGTGGTGAATAAAAAAGGTCTGGGGCTCTACACAACTGTCATATAAATGAGTGCTGCCAACTAAGTGGTCCCAAAagttactgacaggttcccttttacaccatttatgtattatttattattgatCAATTCAGGTCACTTTCATACAGAGCATTAACTGGAGCAGATGAATAAGTGTAGTGCACAATACTGTCACTAGAGGTCTCTATAAGGCAGTGACAATCAGTAGGGAGCAGAGCAGCGTGGGAACCATAAGGTGAgtgttactttattttatttagtttttacattttttttatacacacaATCAGCTGAGAGAGAGAGAATAGTAAGGGGACCACCCTTCATCAACACTTAGAAAAAAAGACGATAGTTGTCCCCAAATCTGGTTGCTCCACATTGAAACTCTGGGGCCCATTATTTTGGAGCTTGGAGCCCACCGGAGATTCCACGGATTctatggtgggccagtccgaccctcaATGTGTGGGAACTCATAGGGATAAAGGAAAGCAGCACTGCAGAATTTTCCACAAGTTATCCCTCTCATATTCCTAAACCATATTACTTACTTCTCACCCCTGGACTACCAGGTACATTACAACTAACCGTATCCGCAAGgctagaaattgtgattatttcccaaaTTACGCCACCGTCATGCCAAAGTTGGTGTCGGGGGGTAGTGAACAGGCAGGTGGTAATCTGAGGTGTTTTGTATCACACTGTACAACCTTCTGAATGCTAAAAGAGGAACCGCATTTATTGTGTGCTACGAGAAAATTTTCCATGTCCTAATCCATAACGCCCACTTTTCTATAGCCCTGATGGCATTTTGCTTTACCATTGTGTTCATCCAGGACTTATCTCCCTGATGTGAAATCGGGTCAAACCGGGGCAGTAGGGACAGACCCCAAAGTCTGGGTAGGtcctacagaatatgggatgCCTGTGCCTAGAGCCTAGAcatgttggggctcatttacttatcggttccttggagttcacagaaagtgcattgtccaacgatcatgcactgtgcagcgattcactgagattgtgcgcccgagatcctgcatgtgtcgcttccccgctcaggtccccggagttcaccttcttcttcccggtgcatgtaagtgcattgtcttgcgacacaatttgaatgttaaatcccgcgctcagtctgaatcaatcggattgtccgacggcccgcccccgatttctgacgcatgaaagcagcgcagatgcgccacaatccattcgagtgcgacacaatcctctgcgcaaaacccgaaaacgtcggaaaatccgacgaaagtgcttccgaggacccttagtaaataagccccactgtgtccataccgTGCGGATAACAGGACTACAGAATACATTCATGGAGAACTTTTCTGTGATTTTTAGGTAGCACTTGGCTTATTAATACCGAAAATGTAACAGATGAGGCATTGCCGTGGTATACAGTACCTGTGTGATAGAGCGCGCAGCGCCGGGTGGGTTGCTTGGCATCGTGTCTGATATTTACACCCGGCAGATGTTTTCATATACTTGAGAGTTGCCCACATACTGAATGTGACATAATTTACACATAATTACATAAATCTCATCAGAAAATCGGAGAATCAGAGAATGCTAATTCTTCTTTAGGTTTTCACGTAGGTGGAATTATCCATCTCCATAAATTGTTACATATTTCGTCaccattttgggaaaaaaaattaagagaAGCAACCGTTTATgccgttttaaaaaaaattaaaaataaatgacaAATAATAATCAGTAAAAGATAAATTCTAAGTATCAAATATACTAaatccatatattatatattgtatcatATGATACAGATATTGAACACGGCCCATCTGCCATGGAATTGTACCAGCTGCCACTTACCGGCATGGATGCCAACTACAC comes from the Engystomops pustulosus chromosome 5, aEngPut4.maternal, whole genome shotgun sequence genome and includes:
- the LOC140134288 gene encoding uncharacterized protein encodes the protein MDDDCSHLSQKILRLTLEIIYLLTGEDCTVVRKTSGEAAMFPQPTALLQQGDYSKEILQLTSQILQLLSGEVPLRCEDVTVHFSMEEWDYVEEHESLYKDLIRHGRPLSRNSTEEPEDCRCADFIDIIEVKEENLSIPSPTTDLIDPDLPLDSPELCGHALDTLGSDEALTHPEPSDPFRNPHVISEDASPLNTSFPCPECDQSFKRKDSLVLHYKLHTGERPLVCSECGRNFMHKQTFIDHQRIHTGEKPYSCSECGKCYRHKVALLRHHRTHTGERPAKCSECGKGFLDKRSLVDHQRIHTGEKPFLCTDCGKCFRHRVSLRRHQIHHTGESLAMCPECGKNFSSKQSLREHQRIHTGDKPFPCSECGKSYKQRVDLLRHQRNHTGEKPYGCPECGKYFSMKNTLNRHLRVHCKEKLFPCPDCNATFRLKQYLKEHQKLHMGERPFSCSICGKSFTKKNIRNRHQRVCHAKQILR